tccagattttctggatttttgtaagtaggaaaacctgcaaaatcggcagtgtatcaaatacctgttctccccactgtacattgaaAATCTTCCAAGTTATTTTATATCTCTTTTCTGATCTGTACCCTTTCAGCAATAAGATCCAGCAGATCAGCAGTTCTCAAACCAGACCTTAGGCACTGgcaaatgtttcacatttttgttgtatccTGGAAGGATCCCATCTGATTCACTTAATCTAGGAAGTGAGAGTTGGTTCACAAATTACATCACATGTGCCAATCCGGGAAACTGGAAAAATTTGGAATGGCAGCTGATCCCAGAGAAGAGGTTTTGTGAATCCGTGCCTGACATCTTTTATTAGCTACCTGTGGATCATGTGTAGACACTAAAGCAAGATCTTGACAGTTTctttttattatcatttttccaaaaaatataAGATGAGTCGAAGATGATTTGTCATAGTTTCAGCCTTTACATAAACACAATCTGCATCTTCAGTAAGGGTGTGTGTACTTTTATATGCATTACACATGGTTTTCACTCCTACCTGGTACATGGCTGATTGAATAATTAAGGTCTCTAATTAGTTAACACCACTCACCAAATGTCTTAATTCCACAGTAattcaaagacaaaaacaaaaaccatcAAACACTAGGCCTTTTGTGGAATGGGTTTGACACCTGTTCAAGTATGCACCCATAAGAGTAAGATGTACAGACAGCTCTACATCTGTAGCCTCACTTTAACAGGGCCAGTGCTCTCCTCAATTACCCTCCATCAAGTCATAGCCTGCTCTAACCACACAGCTCTCCCCTCACCCTTCCCCACCCCAACGCTTTATCATTTTAAACACCAGGATCCGAGTTGCCATGGAGGCCCATCTGTCGTCATGGTTACAAACACTTAAGCAGATGCAGGGAGTGGGAGGAGGGGGTGATAAGGTGCCAGACGGCCTTGGAGGTACAGTAAGTTAACCTCTGCAGGGCTTTCCCTTTTTGAAGACAGGACCCTCTGAATAACAAATTAAAGGGTGCAGGTTGTTTAAGGGGCAAATGAACACAACGATTctgcatgtatttttctgttgttcAATTTGAAAAACAACATGTCCGTCTTGGATGTGTGGCTCACAGTGGTAGTTACTGATGTTTGTCCCCCATGAGACCCCATatgagggaatatcaccatgcaTCTAAGCCATAATCATACAATAAATCtgtaaagtattaaaaaaaaattgctgaccaatatatataaatggaaatattattataatatttggtGACTTGTTCTGTTCTCAAAAACTAATTCAGAGCTGCTGGGTAGGTATTTCACTTTATGAAATAGTAATGTTCGCTACCTATTTTAGTCTGAGACTAATTACATTGTAGTCATTTAGGTTATAGCAAATGAGGGTTGTCTAAATGGCTGTTTTTGGGACCAACCAGATGGAACACATTGgttctgggaccaatcagatgGAAAAGATTGTTTCTAGGACCAAACAGATGGAAACACATTGGTTTCTAGGACCAATCAGACATAACACATCGGTTTCTGGGACTAATCTTTTCATGTGAGGGGAGGTTTTCAGATCTTGCTGTGAAGAAAGTAACATCCATGAGTCTGGTGTTGTGTGACTGCAGCAAGTTGTTTGGGTGGCCCAGGAAACTGACTGGGCAAATGGAgaaagtaaaaatgaaaaaccaGCCCTTAAATACATCACGAGAAATTAAATCCCAAGTGTCACAAATCTCTATTTTGGACTGACTTTATGACCAAAATGATCCAGAACCTTGGACAGGACTCTGTGATTTGCTATACTCAGCTGAGGCACCAAAAACAGCCAGGACTAAGTTTTGCTGTACAGGTTTAAAGGTTGTAGAGGGATTTGCAGAGGACAGATATGCTTTCAGTTGTACCAAAGTGCAACAAAGCTGACAGGAAAATGAAAGATTCCAAGTCAACGAAGAGATTACGCAGTAGATTCTGTCCAAGCCCATGGCCGAAGAAAATAAAACTTAAAACTCCAAAGTCCTAGCTGAATAAAACCTAGTTGCCCCACTTCTTCCACCTTACTGCATCCATCTGATCACTCCAGCAGATCTGAGTTAATGGGATATACAGATCCTTAACACGAGAGATTCCTCTGATCCAGGATTAGAGTCCCAGATAACAACTAGGTTGACCCATCCAGTAGGCGACACTCATGAGGATTTAACACTGGATCACAAAATCAATAATGGATCAGTAGCAGGGATATCTCTGTGGGGCTGGAAACCATTCCTTCAGACTGTCTAGGCCACAGTGTTTACCAAAGCAGCctaattcatatattttttccactacatttacatttgactaATTACATCAGATCTTTTAAAATCCGTTCTTTTTTAAAAGCCTATCCGATTGGTCATTAGACcaatttgaaaaaataagaCTTTTAATAATAAGGATCTTACTGTGTCTTAGCATGTTTTTAACCTAGATAGGAGGCCAAGCTGGTGTAAAAGTGAGTTTGTGTCTCAATATGAGCCTGTTCACAGGCAGCACAATTTGAGTATTGTTCTAGCATTTCTCAAAAGACTAATTGGTCTTTGGCCTAATCATATcagatattttcttttcaatgttaTTCAGAGctcatctgattggtcaaaataccaattagtaaaaaaaaagacttgaaTTTGGCTGCTTGTGTAAAAGCATTCCATTCTAAAAGGACAAGACATTTCCTCAAAACGACTACCTATATCTTATGTACAGCGCTAATAAATGTGATTTGAAACATGATCAATGCTAGTAAAAAGATactttgatttcatttttcatatttgttgATAACAAGGTTTAACATCCACTGAAAACacacttttcaaataaaatagcTAATAGCCCCATCTGCTGGTCAAATATTTCAtagcaaaagtgtgtgtgtgtgtgtgtgtgcatgtgtatgtctgtgtgtgtgtttgacaatttcagtgtgtgtttgtgtttaccaGATGGCTGTGGCTTGTCTCCAGATCACAGCCCTCAAAATTGTGTTATATGCGCATTAATAAACACTATCAAAAGCGTTAAGTTGTAAGTCAGTTTCTATGTGCCACTGTCTAAACGGCATATTCTGCATCTATCTCCTTCTCTAtatcctctctccttctctcatctcatctccttCTCTGTATAAACTAACCGTAAAGACACCCCTTCTACATTTCACAAGTCAACCTATCTAAATTCCCACTCTCCCATTCTCTGTTCTTGGTGTAAAAGATGTAGCCTAGTAGTTGATGGACTACACGATAAGTGGATTGGAGTCCAGTTTCCTGTAAGGCTGGTTGGCAGCCGCCCATCAGCTCTGATTACCCTCCACGGACCAAGTGAATGGTCTGGGCTAAACTGTAGGATGACTGACCACCATCGCTCGTCTCACACTATAAAAGGGACCTGACAGTTGGATCACTGCATCCCATAACATTATTCTGGGCAGGTGCTATAAACCAAATGAGagagtaagaaagagagagagggagagacagaggtacTAAAGACAGAGCGTTGCACAGAGGGACGATGAACAGATGGGTAAAGAGGGCGCTagggatgacagagggagagaggggtgttGTGGTAGAGAGAGCTAAGGATATAGCAAGGGAGAAAccataaagagagaaagagaccgaAGGGGGAGGTTCGGTAGAGTGTgtaggagggggagagggaggaacggctgagagaggagagagggaggcacaatagaaagaggagagagagatgggaggtgCGGCAGAGAGTGAGGAATAGAGGGGTagggcaaagagagagagaaacaggggagTTGACATAGTCTGACGGAGACAAACATTGAGTGAGATTTAGGGGAAATGTGACCTGAGcctctgtttttcattttttctttatgtAAGTTAGGCCCGAAGTGTGCCGGCATTTTTGCCATTGTACAGGAGAATGTCTAATGTTACATTTGTAGCCATGCGGTGGGTGAGAGTTGACCCATTGGAAGGTCTTCTATATCAGTTAGATGCGTTAACATGCTCTGAATTTGTCCAGAAACACAGACTGGCTAACAGCCATCATCCTGTATTAACTGAAAGTAGAGCTGTCACAAATATAAATTAGAGATTCAAATCAATGCTATTAGAACGCACAACACTCAGCGTGCCAATCAGGAATCACTGCCTGGCAATCGCTTTCATTCCTATCCCATGTCACGGGATttattgcagtgtgtgtgtgtatgtgtgtgtgtgtgtctgtgtgtgtgtgtgtgtacgccaGCATTCAGTATCTATTTTTGTGGTTGTAGCTagttctgaatgtgtgtgtcttcaggAATAAGCCAGGCTGAGTTACACTCTGGTCCCTCCCTCAGGATCTGCTATGGTGCAACAGCTGAAGTAATGGCTGCttaaagatacacacacacatacacaaacacacacacacacacactcacacacacacatgcactaacatgcacacacagctgCTAATAGCTGCAGTGCTTTCCTCAGACATCTAGAGTTCTACCTGCCGACCACTAGCCGCAACAAGGACACCAAGGAGAACCAGACGGGGGGGTCCTATAATCACTTCCCCATCCAGGAAACACCACTCCCTCCAGGGCACAGTCAGCAGGACCGTCCCATACACCTCCAGACCTGCAGATATACAACCAGACTTCTACCTGAGCCGACAGACAGCAGAGCAGGGTGTCCCTACGGCATCCCCCCGAACCCCTCGTACCCCCCCTCACGTGTCGGACCCCCGGGTGAGGCTGACACATGGAGCTGCCCTATCGGCCCGCCGAGACCCCCACCACAGCCAGTTCCTGCTCCACCGACCCCCTGTACGACAACTGCCTGCCCCATGCCGGGAGCAGGAGGGACAGAGGGTttagggagagggaagaggacagggtgagggagggaCTTCGTAACCCCACTGTAACCGGAGTCCTCCACCCCTTCTCACCCCCTGGCCTGGCCCCAGCTGTGACCATGGTTCCCACACtcggaggggggagaggggttgGCCCGCTGCCAGGTCACAGTCCCTGCAGCTGGGGAGGCCTGGGAAGGCAGGGCTGGAACATGGGGAcaaacagaggaggagagagaggagggaaagaggaaaaggaggaggtggATGAGAGCGTCCAGCCCCAACAGAGCCCCAGTCCGAGCCACAGCGACGCAGGCACACATCAGAGTGCACTTTCCGTCTACGACAACCTTCACTTTGTGACCCCCAACCAGGACGTTACAATGGAAACCACGGTGACCTTTCCCGAGCCCCAGCGCTTCCCGGGCATCCCAGTCCCGGTGCTAATGGAGGACGGGGGGATCAGTGGGGGAAGTAGCTCCTGGTCCTCCTGTGAGATCCTCCTTGCAGGTTGCAGCACCAGCTACGGACCCGACCAGTACCACCACCCTGAACCAGAACTGGACGTACAGCAGGGCCAGGAAGAGCCCATGTTCCAACTCCAGCTGCTGAACCGACCTCAGTCCCATCTCCAGCCCCATGTC
The window above is part of the Esox lucius isolate fEsoLuc1 chromosome 4, fEsoLuc1.pri, whole genome shotgun sequence genome. Proteins encoded here:
- the LOC105025844 gene encoding rho GTPase-activating protein 24, producing the protein MELPYRPAETPTTASSCSTDPLYDNCLPHAGSRRDRGFREREEDRVREGLRNPTVTGVLHPFSPPGLAPAVTMVPTLGGGRGVGPLPGHSPCSWGGLGRQGWNMGTNRGGERGGKEEKEEVDESVQPQQSPSPSHSDAGTHQSALSVYDNLHFVTPNQDVTMETTVTFPEPQRFPGIPVPVLMEDGGISGGSSSWSSCEILLAGCSTSYGPDQYHHPEPELDVQQGQEEPMFQLQLLNRPQSHLQPHVSPLHPSAAHLKERLQRGGPCTVPGARMPPPLPLADPSASALRSLLSSLQQQITRQREEYEERIHSLEERNEALQGEVFDLRANLAQQRHWYSVVQAKILESERARAEADLRNVALQREMEQFLDTFGELNNEAMKTEKIVRSF